One segment of Brassica napus cultivar Da-Ae chromosome C3, Da-Ae, whole genome shotgun sequence DNA contains the following:
- the LOC106430490 gene encoding LOB domain-containing protein 11-like: protein MLKMETFGGISVAAPTSSAVEKTTTPANSASPTSSPPPPLSPEQPQQQTVVLSPCAACKILRRRCAEKCVLAPYFPPTDPAKFIIAHRVFGASNIIKFLQELPESQRTDTVNSMVYEAGARMRDPVYGCAGAIYHLQRQVCELQAQLAKTQVDLVSMQLQRSDLLELLHKTEQANLSEQQEGQQNMSFESSFESGDEFISSHDEVTNDLGFLDCNNNNNNSSMLWSDPLWT from the exons ATGCTAAAGATGGAAACTTTTGGTGGCATTTCGGTTGCTGCACCTACTTCCTCCGCGGTGGAAAAAACCACCACTCCTGCCAACTCTGCTTCTCCCACTTCTTCACCTCCGCCGCCTCTTTCGCCGGAGCAGCCACAACAACAGACGGTAGTGCTAAGCCCTTGTGCGGCTTGCAAGATTTTGCGGCGCCGGTGCGCCGAGAAATGCGTATTGGCCCCGTATTTTCCTCCGACGGATCCAGCGAAGTTCATAATCGCCCACCGTGTCTTCGGAGCTAGCAACATTATTAAGTTCTTGCAg GAACTTCCGGAATCTCAAAGAACAGATACGGTTAATAGCATGGTTTATGAAGCAGGAGCTAGGATGAGAGATCCGGTTTACGGCTGTGCGGGAGCGATTTACCATTTGCAGAGACAAGTGTGTGAGCTTCAAGCACAACTTGCGAAAACTCAAGTAGACCTAGTGAGCATGCAACTCCAAAGATCAGATCTACTCGAACTATTACATAAAACGGAGCAAGCAAATTTATCAGAGCAACAGGAAGGACAGCAAAATATGTCCTTTGAGAGTTCATTTGAAAGTGGTGACGAGTTCATTAGTAGCCACGACGAAGTGACCAATGATTTGGGATTCCTCGattgcaacaacaacaataataattcATCCATGTTGTGGTCGGATCCTCTTTGGACATGA